In Candidatus Cetobacterium colombiensis, one genomic interval encodes:
- a CDS encoding urocanate hydratase, which translates to MLNQEIFNAMTIKLTANDIPLEVPKFDPKIRRAPKRVVHLEKDEIALALKNALRYIPEEFHEMLAPEFLEELHTHGRIYGYRFRPTGIIHGKPIFEYEGKCTDAKAIQVMIDNNLDFDIALYPYELVTYGETGQVCQNWMQYRLIKKYLENITMDQTLVVASGHPTGLFKSNPSAPRVIITNGLMIGAFDDYDNWARGAALGVANYGQMTAGGWMYIGPQGIVHGTYSTILNAGRLFCGVPADGDLSGKLFVTSGLGGMSGAQGKATVIAKGVSIIAEVDLSRIQTRLEQGWINKFVTTPKEAFDLAKEKMNSKTPYAIAYLGNIVDLLEYADENNVHIDLLSDQTSCHAVYDGGYCPAGITFNERTRLLAEDRETFKKLVDETLRRHYNVIKNLTKKGVYFFDYGNSFLKSIYDIGIKEISKNGRDDKGGFIFPSYVEDILGPELFDYGYGPFRWVCLSGKKEDLLKTDAAALELVNPNRRYQDRDNYIWIKDADENGLVVGTQARIFYQDAMSRTQIALKFNDMVRKGEIGPVMLGRDHHDVSGTDSPFRETSNIKDGSNIMADMATQCFAGNAARGMTMIALHNGGGVGIGKSINGGFGMVLDGSRRVDEILLQAMPWDVMGGVARRAWARNPHSIETVIEFNKNNMGTDHITLPYIASEELINKLINN; encoded by the coding sequence ATGTTAAATCAAGAAATTTTCAATGCTATGACTATTAAATTAACTGCTAATGATATTCCTTTAGAGGTTCCCAAATTTGATCCTAAAATTAGAAGAGCTCCTAAAAGAGTTGTTCATTTAGAAAAAGATGAAATTGCCTTAGCTCTTAAAAATGCTCTAAGATATATTCCAGAAGAGTTTCATGAAATGCTTGCACCTGAGTTTTTAGAAGAACTTCATACTCATGGAAGAATCTATGGATACAGATTTAGACCGACTGGAATCATTCATGGTAAACCAATTTTTGAATACGAAGGTAAATGTACTGATGCTAAAGCAATACAAGTTATGATTGATAATAATCTTGATTTTGATATAGCTTTATATCCATATGAACTTGTTACATATGGAGAAACTGGACAAGTTTGTCAAAATTGGATGCAATATAGATTAATTAAAAAATATCTTGAAAATATAACAATGGACCAAACTTTAGTTGTTGCCTCTGGTCACCCTACTGGACTTTTTAAATCAAACCCTTCAGCCCCTAGAGTTATTATAACAAATGGGCTTATGATTGGAGCATTTGATGATTATGATAACTGGGCAAGGGGTGCTGCTCTTGGCGTTGCTAACTATGGACAGATGACTGCTGGTGGATGGATGTATATTGGGCCTCAAGGAATTGTTCACGGAACATATTCAACAATTCTAAACGCCGGTAGACTTTTCTGTGGTGTTCCTGCTGATGGAGATCTATCAGGAAAACTTTTTGTTACTTCTGGTCTTGGAGGAATGAGTGGAGCTCAAGGAAAAGCAACTGTTATTGCTAAAGGAGTTTCTATAATAGCTGAGGTGGATCTTTCTAGAATTCAAACTAGATTAGAGCAAGGATGGATTAATAAATTTGTGACTACTCCAAAAGAAGCTTTTGACTTAGCTAAAGAAAAAATGAATTCAAAAACTCCGTATGCTATTGCATACTTAGGAAATATTGTAGATTTATTGGAGTATGCTGATGAAAATAATGTTCATATTGATCTTTTATCTGATCAAACATCTTGTCATGCTGTTTATGACGGAGGATACTGTCCCGCTGGAATAACTTTTAATGAAAGAACTAGATTGCTAGCTGAAGATAGAGAAACTTTTAAAAAATTAGTTGATGAAACATTAAGAAGACATTACAACGTTATTAAAAATCTAACAAAAAAAGGAGTTTATTTCTTTGACTATGGAAATAGTTTTTTAAAGTCTATATATGATATTGGTATAAAAGAAATTTCAAAAAATGGTCGAGATGATAAAGGCGGGTTCATATTCCCATCTTATGTTGAAGATATTTTAGGACCTGAACTTTTTGACTATGGGTATGGCCCTTTTAGATGGGTTTGTTTATCTGGAAAAAAAGAAGATCTTTTAAAAACTGATGCTGCTGCTCTTGAATTAGTTAATCCTAACAGAAGATATCAAGATAGAGATAACTATATTTGGATTAAAGATGCTGATGAAAATGGTTTAGTTGTCGGTACTCAAGCTAGAATTTTTTATCAAGATGCTATGAGTAGAACTCAAATTGCTTTAAAATTTAATGACATGGTTAGAAAAGGAGAGATTGGTCCTGTTATGCTAGGGCGTGATCATCACGATGTTTCTGGAACAGATTCTCCATTTAGAGAAACTTCAAACATTAAAGATGGAAGTAATATTATGGCTGATATGGCAACTCAATGTTTTGCTGGAAATGCCGCTAGAGGAATGACAATGATAGCTTTACACAATGGTGGTGGAGTAGGAATTGGGAAGTCTATTAATGGTGGTTTTGGGATGGTTTTAGATGGAAGTAGAAGAGTTGATGAAATTCTTTTACAAGCAATGCCTTGGGATGTTATGGGAGGAGTTGCAAGAAGAGCTTGGGCTAGAAACCCCCATTCTATTGAAACTGTTATAGAATTTAATAAAAACAATATGGGAACAGATCATATAACTTTGCCATATATTGCTAGTGAAGAACTAATTAATAAACTGATTAATAATTAA
- the hutG gene encoding formimidoylglutamase, which yields MYWTGRIDGEELDVLRIHQVVKVMPLNELLKVDLKEKKVCFVSFNSDEGVRRNSGRLGAKEGWIHVKKALSGFPIFKNDLNFYDLKDSIEVTNFDLESAHNKLSSIVSSLKERNFLVVLLGGGHDIAFANYSGILDYASKKQENPKIGIINFDAHFDMRDYSNGRNSGTMFLQIADICKERNLNFDYNVFGIQKFSNTKRLFDRAEKFNVKYYFAEEIRNIPSDDLYSILKRNDYIHLTLCTDVFHITSAPGVSAPQTFGVNPRNALPLLKTIARYSKNLTIDVAEINPTFDYDDRTSRLMANIIYELILCHFE from the coding sequence ATGTATTGGACTGGAAGAATCGATGGAGAAGAACTAGATGTTCTTCGTATACACCAAGTTGTCAAAGTTATGCCTTTAAATGAACTACTTAAAGTTGATTTAAAAGAAAAAAAAGTTTGTTTTGTAAGTTTTAATTCCGATGAAGGAGTTAGACGAAATTCTGGAAGACTGGGAGCAAAAGAAGGATGGATTCATGTTAAAAAAGCCTTATCTGGATTTCCTATTTTTAAAAATGATTTAAATTTTTATGATTTAAAAGATTCTATTGAAGTTACTAATTTTGATTTAGAATCTGCTCACAATAAGTTATCTAGTATTGTTTCTTCTTTAAAAGAAAGAAACTTTCTAGTTGTTCTTTTAGGTGGGGGACATGACATAGCTTTTGCTAATTATTCTGGTATTTTAGACTATGCTTCTAAAAAACAAGAAAATCCCAAAATTGGAATTATTAATTTCGATGCTCATTTTGATATGAGAGATTATTCTAATGGAAGAAACTCTGGAACTATGTTTTTACAAATTGCTGATATTTGTAAAGAAAGAAATCTAAATTTTGATTATAATGTTTTTGGAATTCAAAAATTCTCTAATACAAAAAGACTTTTTGATAGAGCTGAAAAATTCAATGTTAAATATTATTTTGCTGAAGAGATTAGAAACATTCCAAGTGACGATTTATATTCAATTTTAAAAAGAAATGATTATATTCATTTAACTTTATGTACAGATGTTTTTCATATTACATCTGCACCTGGAGTTAGTGCTCCTCAAACTTTTGGAGTCAATCCAAGAAATGCACTACCTCTTTTAAAAACTATAGCTCGATATTCTAAAAATTTAACTATTGATGTTGCTGAAATTAATCCAACTTTTGATTATGATGATAGAACTTCTAGGTTAATGGCCAATATAATATACGAATTAATACTTTGTCATTTTGAATAA
- a CDS encoding NAD(P)/FAD-dependent oxidoreductase: MTNETKYIYDAIIIGGGPAGVSAAIYIASRGYKPVILEKNEIGGTVGKVSSVTHYLSVDNYETGESFKNKLENQLKVYNIEVLKEEVVELKKVDFLKEVTTKSGKNYLGKSIVIANGTTPRSLGIPGEEEFLNKGLCSVPFREGKNYKGKDIFVVGGADGAIKEAIYLSQFAKTLSIIHFEDQLGTIAEFKNKLNQLSNVKVYLNSRLTNIQGDKCIENLEITNEKTKEVAKINSKGAAVFIYAGALPNTKEYKALELENGFIKTDNKMKTNIEGVFAAGDICCKEIRQVATAVSDGTIAGVNAAIYLNSL; encoded by the coding sequence ATGACAAATGAAACAAAATATATTTACGATGCTATAATAATAGGTGGAGGACCAGCAGGGGTAAGTGCTGCAATATATATTGCAAGTCGTGGATATAAGCCAGTCATCTTAGAAAAGAATGAAATTGGAGGAACAGTAGGGAAGGTTTCGTCAGTAACACACTATTTATCTGTAGATAATTATGAAACAGGAGAGTCATTTAAAAATAAATTAGAAAATCAATTGAAAGTTTATAATATAGAAGTTTTAAAAGAGGAAGTAGTAGAATTAAAAAAAGTAGATTTTTTAAAAGAGGTTACAACAAAATCAGGAAAAAACTATTTGGGTAAAAGTATAGTAATAGCTAATGGAACTACTCCAAGAAGTTTAGGAATTCCTGGTGAGGAGGAATTTTTAAATAAGGGATTATGCTCAGTACCTTTTAGAGAAGGAAAAAACTATAAAGGTAAGGATATTTTTGTTGTAGGTGGAGCAGATGGTGCTATAAAAGAAGCAATTTATTTATCACAATTTGCAAAGACATTATCTATAATACATTTTGAAGATCAATTAGGTACAATTGCAGAATTTAAGAATAAATTGAATCAGTTATCAAATGTAAAAGTATATTTAAATTCAAGACTGACAAATATTCAAGGAGACAAATGTATAGAGAATTTAGAAATAACTAATGAAAAAACTAAAGAAGTAGCAAAAATAAATAGTAAAGGTGCAGCTGTATTTATATATGCAGGAGCATTACCAAATACAAAAGAATACAAAGCTTTAGAATTAGAAAATGGTTTTATAAAAACAGATAATAAAATGAAAACAAATATTGAAGGAGTTTTTGCTGCTGGAGATATTTGTTGTAAAGAGATAAGACAAGTTGCAACGGCAGTTTCTGATGGAACAATAGCAGGAGTTAATGCGGCAATCTATTTAAATAGTTTATAA
- a CDS encoding metallophosphoesterase, giving the protein MEHLFLINFIFLVAILPVLYIRRTYFRRNIFLGRFLGNYIFIAHYVFFLLIILGVVNYFYRLSSLNMVTIAFIVLPIFFVYSYKNFSFAKVIKNEIRLEKHKSGKKLRIAFISDVHLSALTNKQNIEDSLKKMSEEEPDILLIGGDLVDFSCKDIKADFTSSFREVEPKYGIYAVVGNHEYHGGIEANIKYIENLGVKVLRDNILKIQGVNIIGRDDVTNKSRKKISYLIKKVDRDLPIVLLDHNPNSIAEAIVSKIDLELCGHTHRGQFFPYNLIVKKMYKNYHGYKKFGLTHTIVSAGFSSWLIPHRVNSTSEINIIDLYY; this is encoded by the coding sequence ATGGAACATTTATTTTTAATAAACTTTATATTTTTAGTAGCAATTTTACCTGTATTATATATAAGAAGAACCTATTTTAGAAGAAATATATTTTTAGGAAGGTTTTTAGGTAACTATATTTTTATTGCTCACTATGTTTTTTTCTTATTAATTATACTTGGTGTTGTAAATTATTTTTATAGATTAAGTAGTTTGAATATGGTAACAATAGCATTTATAGTATTACCAATATTTTTCGTATATTCTTATAAAAACTTTTCATTTGCTAAAGTTATAAAAAATGAAATAAGATTAGAAAAACATAAAAGTGGAAAAAAATTAAGAATTGCATTTATATCTGATGTACATTTATCTGCTTTAACAAATAAACAAAATATAGAAGATTCATTAAAAAAAATGTCTGAAGAAGAACCAGATATATTATTGATAGGAGGAGATTTAGTAGATTTTAGCTGTAAAGATATTAAAGCAGATTTTACGAGTAGTTTCCGTGAGGTTGAACCTAAATATGGAATATATGCAGTTGTAGGAAATCATGAATATCATGGTGGAATAGAAGCAAATATAAAATATATAGAAAATTTAGGAGTAAAAGTTTTAAGAGATAATATTTTAAAGATTCAAGGTGTTAATATTATTGGAAGAGATGATGTAACAAATAAAAGTAGAAAAAAAATATCTTATTTAATTAAGAAAGTAGATAGAGATTTGCCAATAGTTTTATTAGATCATAATCCCAATTCAATAGCAGAAGCCATTGTAAGTAAAATAGATTTAGAGCTTTGTGGTCATACTCATAGAGGACAATTTTTTCCTTATAATTTAATAGTAAAAAAAATGTATAAAAATTATCATGGATATAAAAAGTTTGGATTAACTCACACAATTGTAAGTGCGGGGTTTAGTTCTTGGCTAATTCCTCATAGAGTTAATAGTACTAGTGAAATAAATATAATAGATTTATACTACTAA
- a CDS encoding manganese efflux pump MntP: MDTISLVLISIGLAMDAFAVSLTEGLAMKKLKKRNIFKIALVFGGFQAIMPYIGWRVGGVFSEKISQYDYIITTILLLFVGGKMIFDGWQEQECEVEGKCEISSNLFLLGFATSIDALAIGFSFSLVPNLDIYYSIEMIGMITFLIASLGVYLGHKVGHLISYKTEYLGGGILVLMGIKAFISHFI, translated from the coding sequence ATGGATACAATATCATTAGTATTAATATCTATAGGTTTGGCTATGGATGCTTTTGCAGTTTCACTGACGGAGGGACTTGCAATGAAAAAATTAAAGAAAAGGAATATTTTTAAAATAGCTCTTGTATTTGGAGGATTTCAAGCTATTATGCCGTATATAGGATGGAGAGTTGGAGGTGTTTTTTCTGAAAAAATATCTCAATATGACTATATAATAACAACAATTTTACTATTATTCGTTGGAGGTAAAATGATTTTTGATGGTTGGCAAGAGCAAGAATGCGAAGTTGAAGGGAAATGTGAAATTTCATCAAATCTTTTTTTATTGGGATTTGCAACAAGTATTGATGCTTTAGCTATTGGGTTTTCATTTTCTTTAGTTCCTAATTTAGATATATATTACTCAATAGAAATGATAGGGATGATAACTTTTTTAATTGCTTCATTGGGAGTTTATTTAGGTCACAAAGTGGGACATTTAATAAGTTATAAAACAGAATATCTAGGAGGAGGAATATTGGTTTTAATGGGAATTAAAGCTTTTATTAGTCATTTTATTTAA
- a CDS encoding NCS2 family permease, translating into MEKVITRQNALSNILEGFFKVSERGSSIKTELLGGLTTFLTMAYIVFVNPAILSATGMDKGALITVTCLATAIGTGIAALWANAPFALAPGMGLNAFFTYTLVLGQGVSWQDALGVVFISGLFFLIMTLGGIREKIANAIPSVISTAATSGIGLFIAFIGLKNMEIIVANDATFVGLGNFSLPTLLGILGLAIMAICEIRKIRGGILISIAITTIIGMFFGIVEVPKSIISLPPSISPIFMKVNILGALKISLIGSIFSFMFIDLFDSLGFMMACYKNMGLVQGDEGAKGLKRMLQVDVSSTLIGAVLGTSTVTSFAESAAGISAGARTGLASLVTSGLFLLALLFTPLVGVVPGYASAPALVLVGVFMFKSIGNIDFTDMKLAVPAFITIVMMPLTYSISIGLSFGFVAYIITHVAAGEIKKINIALWIIGVLSVLNLIV; encoded by the coding sequence GTGGAAAAAGTAATAACACGTCAAAATGCATTATCAAATATATTAGAGGGATTCTTTAAAGTTTCTGAAAGAGGAAGTTCTATAAAAACTGAATTATTAGGAGGATTAACAACATTTTTAACGATGGCTTATATAGTTTTTGTTAATCCAGCGATTCTTTCTGCAACTGGAATGGATAAGGGAGCTTTAATAACAGTAACTTGTTTAGCAACTGCAATTGGTACTGGAATAGCAGCTTTATGGGCAAATGCGCCATTTGCATTAGCTCCAGGAATGGGATTAAATGCCTTTTTTACTTATACTTTAGTTTTAGGGCAAGGAGTTTCTTGGCAAGATGCTTTAGGAGTAGTTTTTATATCAGGATTATTTTTCTTAATTATGACCTTAGGTGGAATTAGAGAAAAAATTGCAAATGCAATCCCTAGTGTAATATCAACAGCAGCAACTTCTGGAATTGGACTTTTCATTGCTTTTATAGGTCTTAAAAATATGGAGATAATAGTAGCAAATGATGCTACATTTGTAGGATTAGGAAATTTTTCTTTACCAACATTATTAGGAATATTGGGATTAGCAATTATGGCTATTTGTGAAATAAGAAAAATAAGAGGTGGAATTTTAATAAGTATAGCTATAACAACAATTATAGGTATGTTTTTTGGAATAGTTGAAGTTCCAAAATCAATTATTTCTTTACCTCCATCAATATCTCCAATATTTATGAAAGTTAATATATTAGGAGCATTAAAAATTTCTTTGATTGGATCAATATTTTCTTTTATGTTTATAGATTTATTTGATTCTTTAGGATTTATGATGGCTTGTTATAAAAATATGGGACTTGTTCAAGGTGATGAAGGAGCTAAAGGTTTAAAAAGAATGTTACAAGTGGATGTTTCATCAACTTTAATAGGAGCTGTTTTAGGAACAAGTACAGTTACATCTTTTGCTGAATCAGCAGCAGGAATTTCAGCAGGTGCTAGAACAGGATTAGCTTCTTTAGTTACAAGTGGTCTATTTTTATTAGCTTTACTATTCACTCCTTTAGTAGGAGTGGTTCCAGGATATGCATCGGCTCCAGCTTTAGTTTTAGTAGGAGTATTTATGTTTAAATCTATAGGAAATATAGATTTTACAGATATGAAGTTAGCGGTTCCAGCTTTTATAACAATAGTTATGATGCCATTAACTTATAGTATTAGCATAGGTTTAAGCTTTGGATTTGTTGCATATATAATAACTCACGTTGCAGCAGGAGAAATTAAAAAAATAAATATAGCATTATGGATAATAGGAGTTTTATCTGTTCTAAATTTAATAGTTTAA
- a CDS encoding amidohydrolase, with translation MKQILIKNAYIVTMNAKREIYNNGSILIEGNKIKAIGKVEKNLIAENVEILDANGKIILPGFINTHVHLSQQLGRGIADDVDLLTWLRERVWPYESSFDYESSLISSTACCVEMIKSGVTTFLESGGQYVDAMVEAVKNTGMRAALSKSVMDDGIGLPENWVKTADEEIETQKELFEKYNNSADGRIKIWFGLRTIFNNSDELILKTKKIADELNTGIHMHIAEIAAENDYVKSSRGNSTVEHLHKLGALGPNLLAVHTVWLTDREIDLFRLYDVKVSHNPAAAMKVVLGFARIPEMLDKGLNVSIGTDGAPSNNRMDMMREMYLTSLIHKGRTLNPKVVPAEQVLEMATINGAKCALLEKEIGSLEVGKKADLIILNPNTIHSLPLHDPIANIVYTMSSENVESTMCNGQWLMKNREILFLNEKELMENLKQKSKEIKEKAGIVLPNRFPVIDII, from the coding sequence GTGAAACAAATATTAATAAAAAATGCTTACATAGTGACAATGAATGCTAAGAGAGAAATTTATAATAATGGTTCAATTTTAATAGAAGGAAATAAAATAAAAGCAATAGGAAAAGTTGAAAAAAATTTAATTGCAGAAAATGTAGAGATTTTAGATGCAAATGGAAAGATAATTTTACCTGGATTTATAAATACACATGTTCATTTATCTCAACAATTAGGGCGTGGAATAGCAGATGATGTTGATTTGTTAACATGGCTAAGAGAAAGAGTTTGGCCTTATGAAAGTAGTTTTGATTATGAAAGTTCACTTATTTCATCCACTGCTTGTTGTGTTGAAATGATAAAGTCAGGGGTAACAACTTTTCTAGAGTCTGGTGGTCAATATGTTGATGCAATGGTAGAAGCAGTTAAAAATACAGGAATGAGAGCAGCATTATCAAAATCTGTTATGGATGATGGAATTGGGCTGCCTGAAAATTGGGTAAAAACAGCTGACGAAGAGATTGAAACTCAAAAAGAATTATTTGAAAAATATAATAATAGTGCTGATGGTAGAATAAAGATCTGGTTTGGATTAAGAACTATTTTTAATAATTCAGATGAATTAATTTTAAAAACTAAAAAAATAGCAGATGAATTAAATACAGGAATACATATGCATATAGCTGAAATTGCAGCGGAAAATGATTATGTAAAATCAAGTAGAGGAAATTCAACAGTAGAACATCTTCATAAATTAGGAGCTTTAGGACCAAACTTATTAGCAGTTCATACAGTTTGGTTAACTGATAGAGAAATTGATTTATTTAGATTATATGATGTAAAAGTTTCTCATAATCCAGCAGCAGCAATGAAAGTAGTACTAGGGTTTGCTAGAATTCCAGAGATGTTAGATAAAGGATTAAATGTATCAATAGGTACAGATGGAGCTCCTTCAAATAATAGAATGGATATGATGAGGGAAATGTACTTAACTTCTTTAATCCACAAAGGAAGAACTTTAAATCCGAAGGTAGTACCTGCTGAGCAAGTTTTAGAAATGGCAACAATCAATGGAGCAAAATGTGCTTTATTAGAAAAAGAAATTGGAAGCTTAGAAGTTGGAAAGAAAGCTGATTTAATTATTTTAAATCCAAATACAATTCATTCTTTACCTTTACATGATCCAATAGCTAATATTGTGTATACAATGTCTAGTGAAAATGTAGAATCTACAATGTGTAATGGACAATGGTTAATGAAAAATAGAGAAATTTTGTTTTTAAATGAAAAAGAATTAATGGAAAATTTAAAACAAAAATCTAAAGAAATTAAAGAAAAAGCAGGAATAGTATTACCAAATAGATTTCCTGTAATTGATATAATATAA
- a CDS encoding flavin reductase family protein, producing MWKNLGPVTALYPTPVTVIGMIDEYEKANWINIAHVGVLGENCLMISVHKSHFSNEIIKDKNYVSVNMITENILEAADFVGIVSGKNTDKSNVFDYTIGIKNVPMINQSPVIMECEVIDNYETKEHNQYILKIKHTHIKAEVLDEKGNINYDIFKPILFEMPTKSYYKLGDKVGKCWDIGTKFSK from the coding sequence ATGTGGAAAAATTTGGGTCCTGTTACTGCTTTATACCCTACTCCCGTTACAGTTATTGGTATGATTGATGAATACGAAAAAGCTAACTGGATTAATATCGCTCATGTTGGAGTTCTTGGAGAAAATTGTTTAATGATAAGTGTTCATAAAAGTCATTTTAGTAACGAAATTATCAAAGATAAAAATTATGTTTCTGTTAATATGATAACAGAAAATATTCTTGAAGCTGCAGATTTTGTTGGAATTGTAAGTGGGAAAAATACAGACAAATCAAATGTCTTTGATTATACTATTGGTATAAAAAATGTTCCCATGATAAATCAATCTCCCGTTATAATGGAATGTGAAGTTATTGATAATTATGAAACAAAAGAACATAATCAGTATATATTAAAAATTAAACACACTCATATTAAGGCGGAAGTCTTAGATGAGAAAGGTAATATCAATTATGATATTTTTAAGCCCATCCTTTTTGAAATGCCTACAAAATCATATTATAAATTAGGCGACAAAGTTGGAAAATGTTGGGATATTGGGACAAAGTTTTCAAAATAA
- a CDS encoding nitrite/sulfite reductase — protein sequence MERITKKLYEIENEYLELENGIIDYSNNLIKSPDLKKKGSKFGIYEQKGKKMMLRLKAVGGELSKENFKDLSNIMLQQNIPFLHLSTRQNYQLHEVDFDKVKSTINLCNNKKMYFRGGGGNTFRSILVSTYTGVDKKSNFDVTPYAKMIENEVFLIDKAFDFGRKLKIGFSNSTEDEFVMAVQDMGFIAKEINGKKGFKVFAGGGMGRGSKIGHILIEFLPEEDLLKSVKAMIELFYDRGDRTNRMQARLRFLVEKIGIDGFRKLFLEYFNKEIIENGYIENIDYTRFIPNLSKFDLNNDDNNYKQWLELCVKETKFKDVVSLVLYVKNGDLSKEHIEKLSNLLEKVNTPIIRATINQNLVIPMVHKSALPYIYEFLNNEIPEIVTESFSIRGQIRACVGAKVCMIGIQDSVSVADSIAIELDNLANTYPQYRNIIFKEAKNIRISGCPSSCAGIPVAPLGFIGLKKKINDVLTDCMQVYMGGILTESIQSLAFEIPNLIIPIDEIPLLVKRLFEDYLEMLQVYDLTFAQYMYERRLEEF from the coding sequence ATGGAAAGAATCACAAAGAAATTGTACGAAATTGAAAATGAATACCTTGAACTTGAAAATGGGATTATTGATTATTCAAATAATCTTATCAAATCTCCAGATTTGAAAAAAAAAGGATCTAAATTTGGAATTTATGAGCAAAAAGGAAAAAAAATGATGCTTAGATTAAAAGCTGTCGGCGGAGAGCTTTCTAAAGAAAATTTTAAAGATTTATCAAATATTATGCTTCAACAAAATATTCCTTTTTTACATCTTTCAACAAGACAAAATTACCAACTTCACGAAGTTGATTTTGATAAAGTTAAAAGTACTATAAATCTTTGCAACAATAAAAAAATGTATTTTAGAGGTGGGGGTGGAAATACTTTTAGAAGTATTTTAGTTTCTACTTATACTGGTGTTGATAAAAAAAGTAATTTTGATGTTACACCATACGCTAAAATGATTGAAAATGAAGTTTTTTTAATTGATAAAGCCTTTGATTTTGGAAGAAAATTAAAAATTGGATTTTCTAACAGTACAGAAGATGAGTTTGTAATGGCTGTACAAGATATGGGATTTATTGCTAAAGAAATTAACGGAAAAAAAGGTTTTAAAGTTTTTGCTGGTGGAGGAATGGGAAGAGGTAGTAAAATCGGACATATTTTAATTGAATTCCTTCCTGAAGAAGATCTTTTAAAATCTGTTAAAGCTATGATTGAGCTTTTTTATGATCGTGGTGATAGAACTAATAGAATGCAAGCTAGACTTAGATTCTTAGTTGAAAAAATTGGAATTGATGGATTTAGAAAATTATTTTTAGAATACTTTAACAAAGAAATTATTGAAAATGGGTATATTGAAAATATTGATTACACTAGATTTATTCCTAATTTAAGCAAATTTGATTTAAATAACGATGATAATAATTATAAACAATGGTTAGAATTGTGTGTAAAGGAAACAAAATTTAAAGATGTTGTTTCTTTAGTTCTTTATGTAAAAAATGGTGATTTATCTAAAGAGCATATTGAAAAATTATCAAATCTTTTAGAAAAAGTAAATACACCTATTATTAGAGCTACAATAAATCAAAACTTAGTTATTCCTATGGTACACAAATCAGCTTTACCATATATATATGAGTTTTTAAATAATGAAATTCCTGAAATAGTTACTGAATCATTCTCAATTAGAGGACAAATTAGAGCATGTGTTGGTGCTAAAGTTTGTATGATTGGTATCCAAGATTCTGTTTCAGTAGCTGATAGTATCGCTATTGAATTAGATAATTTAGCTAATACTTATCCACAGTATAGAAATATTATTTTTAAAGAAGCTAAAAACATAAGAATTTCTGGATGCCCAAGTTCTTGTGCCGGTATTCCTGTAGCTCCTTTAGGATTTATTGGTCTAAAGAAAAAAATTAATGATGTTTTAACAGATTGTATGCAAGTTTATATGGGAGGAATTTTGACTGAATCAATTCAATCTTTAGCTTTTGAAATTCCAAACCTTATTATTCCAATTGATGAAATCCCATTATTGGTTAAAAGACTTTTTGAAGATTACTTAGAAATGTTACAAGTTTATGATTTAACTTTCGCACAATATATGTATGAAAGAAGATTAGAAGAATTTTAA